From a region of the Nothobranchius furzeri strain GRZ-AD chromosome 12, NfurGRZ-RIMD1, whole genome shotgun sequence genome:
- the LOC129157018 gene encoding cystatin 10-like: MPGGLSDIDPNSPEFQEAMNFAVAEYNRHTNDFYYRKVIRVLSAQSQLHHITDVVAGENIYMTLILARTPCRKTDPSSKHCPIHIHPHHAKLYQCNFVVFIALGMGEMTLTTEDCSK; encoded by the exons ATGCCAGGTGGCTTATCGGACATAGATCCCAACTCTCCAGAGTTCCAAGAGGCTATGAATTTTGCTGTTGCTGAATACAACAGACACACCAACGACTTTTACTACCGCAAAGTGATAAGAGTGTTAAGTGCGCAGAGTCAG CTGCATCACATAACCGAT GTGGTTGCAGGTGAAAATATATACATGACTTTGATACTAGCGAGAACTCCATGCAGGAAGACCGATCCATCTAGTAAACACTGTCCCATCCACATTCACCCACACCATGCTAAG CTTTACCAGTGCAACTTTGTGGTGTTCATAGCTCTGGGGATGGGTGAAATGACGCTGACCACAGAGGACTGCAGCAAATGA